A single region of the Zootoca vivipara chromosome 2, rZooViv1.1, whole genome shotgun sequence genome encodes:
- the LOC118076415 gene encoding olfactory receptor 2D2-like — protein MEQWNQSSVAEFILLGLAEGVQAETALFVLFLATYLVTLVGNCMMVMLIAIEPRLHTPMYFFLLHLSLLDLCYSSVTVPQMLAHLLSRQKAMPFARCAFQMYIFLVFGMAECVLLGIMAYDRYVAICHPLHYTSIMSWQFCSWTAGAAWASGFINSLIVNVFALRLPYRGQNRINQFFCEVPAVIKLASADYTEAEVVVFVFGSLLLLLPFVLIAASYARIGVAILCIRSAEGRRRAASTCASHLVVVSLFYGTALFAYMRPSSVSSATGQDKAVSVFYTVVTPMMNPLIYSLRNKEVKGALKKLLSRKIFSSTT, from the coding sequence ATGGAGCAGTGGAACCAGAGCTCAGTGGCTGAGTTTATCCTCCTGGGCCTTGCAGAGGGGGTGCAGGCAGAAACTGCGCTTTTCGTTCTCTTCTTGGCAACTTACCTGGTGACCCTAGTGGGGAACTGCATGATGGTCATGCTGATCGCAATTGAGCCTCGCCTGCAcacccccatgtacttcttccttctCCATTTGTCTCTGCTGGACCTGTGCTACTCTTCAGTCACCGTCCCACAGATGTTGGCCCACCTCCTCTCCAGGCAGAAGGCCATGCCCTTTGCCCGATGCGCCTTTCAGATGTACATCTTCCTGGTTTTCGGCATGGCAGAGTGTGTGCTGTTGGGCATCATGGCCTATGACCGCTACGTGGCCATCTGCCACCCTTTGCACTACACCTCCATCATGAGCTGGCAATTCTGCAGCTGGACGGCAGGGGCTGCCTGGGCTAGCGGCTTCATCAACTCCCTGATAGTCAATGTATTCGCTCTGCGTCTGCCTTACCGCGGGCAAAACCGTATCAACCAGTTCTTCTGTGAGGTGCCTGCGGTCATCAAGTTGGCATCTGCCGACTACACAGAAGCAGAGGTGGTTGTGTTTGTCTTTGgctccctcctgctcctcctgcccTTCGTCCTCATTGCCGCCTCTTATGCCCGCATCGGGGTGGCCATTTTGTGCATTCGTTCGGCTGAGGGCCGGCGTCGGGCTGCTTCAACCTGCGCCTCACATCTTGTGGTGGTGAGCCTTTTCTATGGCACAGCTCTCTTTGCTTACATGAGGCCCAGTTCTGTCAGCTCAGCCACAGGCCAGGATAAGGCAGTGTCTGTTTTCTACACTGTGGTAACGCCCATGATGAATCCTCTCATCTACAGCCTTCGAAACAAGGAGGTGAAGGGTGCTTTGAAAAAATTATTGAGTAGGAAAATATTCTCGTCCACGACATGA